In a genomic window of Tripterygium wilfordii isolate XIE 37 chromosome 8, ASM1340144v1, whole genome shotgun sequence:
- the LOC120004031 gene encoding hexokinase-3-like isoform X1, whose protein sequence is MGRRVVVGVAVSVAVATCAVAAVVVGRRVKSRRKWKRLLAVLKDFDEACGTPVGRLRQVVDAMAVEMHAGLASEGGSKLKMLLTFVDKLPTGGEKGSYYALDVGGTSFRVLRVQLGGKRSSILAQDVEHEPIPPHLMTRTIEDLFDFIASGLKQFVEKGNGSQHSPVGRELGFTFSFPVKQTSISSGILIKWTKGFAIEDMVGKEVVECLQAALTRNGLDMLVTVLVNDTVGTMALEHYHDPDTVAAVIIGTGTNACYMERADAIIKCQGLLTTSGGMVVNMEWGNFWSSHLPRTTYDFDLDAESPNPNDQVFEKMISGMYLGDIVRRVILRMSLESDIFGPVSSRLSMPFILQYVTPLMAAIHDDDTPDLTEVARIMKEVLEISEIPLKVRKLVVKVCAVVTRRAARLAAAGIVGILKKIGRDGSGGIASGRSRSDTKMRRTVVAIEGDLYTSYTMFREYLHEALHEILGEDIAHHVILKITQDGSATGAALLAAAQSSSNIVDGHRTGIMNT, encoded by the exons ATGGGGCGACGGGTGGTGGTGGGGGTGGCTGTCAGTGTGGCGGTGGCGACTTGTGCTGTAGCGGCGGTGGTGGTGGGGAGGAGGGTAAAGAGCAGGAGGAAGTGGAAGAGACTGTTGGCAGTTTTGAAGGACTTTGATGAGGCATGTGGGACCCCCGTGGGTAGGCTTAGGCAGGTGGTGGATGCCATGGCTGTGGAGATGCACGCAGGCTTGGCCTCCGAGGGAGGGTCCAAACTCAAAATGTTACTCACTTTCGTTGACAAACTACCCACTGG GGGTGAGAAAGGATCTTATTATGCTCTAGATGTTGGGGGTACTAGTTTTAGAGTGTTGCGGGTCCAGCTAGGAGGTAAAAGGTCCTCAATCCTGGCACAGGATGTAGAACATGAACCCATTCCCCCGCATTTGATGACCAGAACAATTGAG GATCTATTTGATTTTATAGCTTCAGGATTGAAGCAGTTCGTTGAAAAAGGAAATGGTTCACAGCATTCTCCTGTTGGAAGGGAACTTGGCTTCACGTTCTCTTTTCCTGTGAAGCAAACGTCAATTTCGTCAGGGATTCTGATAAAATGGACAAAAGGGTTTGCTATTGAGGACATG GTCGGCAAGGAGGTTGTTGAATGTCTACAAGCAGCTTTGACAAGGAATGGTTTAGATATGCTGGTCACAGTGCTG GTTAATGATACTGTGGGAACAATGGCTCTTGAACATTATCATGATCCAGACACTGTTGCTGCAGTTATTATTGGAACCGGTACTAATGCATGCTATATGGAACGAGCAGATGCCATAATTAAGTGTCAAGGACTTCTTACGACTTCTGGAGGCATG GTTGTCAATATGGAATGGGGTAATTTCTGGTCATCTCATCTGCCGAGAACTACTTATGATTTCGATCTTGATGCTGAGAGTCCCAATCCAAATGATCAG GTTTTTGAAAAGATGATATCGGGCATGTATCTGGGGGACATTGTGAGGAGAGTGATTCTCAGGATGTCATTGGAGTCGGATATCTTTGGACCTGTCTCTTCTAGGCTatcaatgccttttattttgcAGTACGT GACACCTTTAATGGCTGCAATACATGATGATGACACCCCTGATTTGACCGAAGTGGCAAGAATTATGAAAGAAGTTCTGGAG attTCAGAAATCCCTCTGAAGGTCCGGAAACTGGTGGTAAAGGTGTGTGCCGTTGTGACACGCAGGGCTGCTAGATTAGCAGCAGCTGGTATCGTGGGAATCTTGAAGAAAATAGGGCGGGACGGGAGCGGTGGCATTGCAAGTGGAAGAAGCAGGAGTGACACTAAGATGAGAAGAACAGTAGTGGCAATTGAAGGGGATCTATATACAAGCTATACAATGTTCAGAGAGTACTTGCATGAAGCATTGCATGAAATCTTGGGGGAAGACATTGCCCATCATGTCATTCTTAAGATAACACAAGATGGATCAGCTACCGGAGCAGCTCTCCTTGCTGCTGCACAATCATCATCCAACATCGTCGACGGCCATCGTACAGGTATCATGAATACATAA
- the LOC120004031 gene encoding hexokinase-3-like isoform X3, with product MGRRVVVGVAVSVAVATCAVAAVVVGRRVKSRRKWKRLLAVLKDFDEACGTPVGRLRQVVDAMAVEMHAGLASEGGSKLKMLLTFVDKLPTGGEKGSYYALDVGGTSFRVLRVQLGGKRSSILAQDVEHEPIPPHLMTRTIEDLFDFIASGLKQFVEKGNGSQHSPVGRELGFTFSFPVKQTSISSGILIKWTKGFAIEDMVGKEVVECLQAALTRNGLDMLVTVLVNDTVGTMALEHYHDPDTVAAVIIGTGTNACYMERADAIIKCQGLLTTSGGMVVNMEWGNFWSSHLPRTTYDFDLDAESPNPNDQVFEKMISGMYLGDIVRRVILRMSLESDIFGPVSSRTPLMAAIHDDDTPDLTEVARIMKEVLEISEIPLKVRKLVVKVCAVVTRRAARLAAAGIVGILKKIGRDGSGGIASGRSRSDTKMRRTVVAIEGDLYTSYTMFREYLHEALHEILGEDIAHHVILKITQDGSATGAALLAAAQSSSNIVDGHRTGIMNT from the exons ATGGGGCGACGGGTGGTGGTGGGGGTGGCTGTCAGTGTGGCGGTGGCGACTTGTGCTGTAGCGGCGGTGGTGGTGGGGAGGAGGGTAAAGAGCAGGAGGAAGTGGAAGAGACTGTTGGCAGTTTTGAAGGACTTTGATGAGGCATGTGGGACCCCCGTGGGTAGGCTTAGGCAGGTGGTGGATGCCATGGCTGTGGAGATGCACGCAGGCTTGGCCTCCGAGGGAGGGTCCAAACTCAAAATGTTACTCACTTTCGTTGACAAACTACCCACTGG GGGTGAGAAAGGATCTTATTATGCTCTAGATGTTGGGGGTACTAGTTTTAGAGTGTTGCGGGTCCAGCTAGGAGGTAAAAGGTCCTCAATCCTGGCACAGGATGTAGAACATGAACCCATTCCCCCGCATTTGATGACCAGAACAATTGAG GATCTATTTGATTTTATAGCTTCAGGATTGAAGCAGTTCGTTGAAAAAGGAAATGGTTCACAGCATTCTCCTGTTGGAAGGGAACTTGGCTTCACGTTCTCTTTTCCTGTGAAGCAAACGTCAATTTCGTCAGGGATTCTGATAAAATGGACAAAAGGGTTTGCTATTGAGGACATG GTCGGCAAGGAGGTTGTTGAATGTCTACAAGCAGCTTTGACAAGGAATGGTTTAGATATGCTGGTCACAGTGCTG GTTAATGATACTGTGGGAACAATGGCTCTTGAACATTATCATGATCCAGACACTGTTGCTGCAGTTATTATTGGAACCGGTACTAATGCATGCTATATGGAACGAGCAGATGCCATAATTAAGTGTCAAGGACTTCTTACGACTTCTGGAGGCATG GTTGTCAATATGGAATGGGGTAATTTCTGGTCATCTCATCTGCCGAGAACTACTTATGATTTCGATCTTGATGCTGAGAGTCCCAATCCAAATGATCAG GTTTTTGAAAAGATGATATCGGGCATGTATCTGGGGGACATTGTGAGGAGAGTGATTCTCAGGATGTCATTGGAGTCGGATATCTTTGGACCTGTCTCTTCTAG GACACCTTTAATGGCTGCAATACATGATGATGACACCCCTGATTTGACCGAAGTGGCAAGAATTATGAAAGAAGTTCTGGAG attTCAGAAATCCCTCTGAAGGTCCGGAAACTGGTGGTAAAGGTGTGTGCCGTTGTGACACGCAGGGCTGCTAGATTAGCAGCAGCTGGTATCGTGGGAATCTTGAAGAAAATAGGGCGGGACGGGAGCGGTGGCATTGCAAGTGGAAGAAGCAGGAGTGACACTAAGATGAGAAGAACAGTAGTGGCAATTGAAGGGGATCTATATACAAGCTATACAATGTTCAGAGAGTACTTGCATGAAGCATTGCATGAAATCTTGGGGGAAGACATTGCCCATCATGTCATTCTTAAGATAACACAAGATGGATCAGCTACCGGAGCAGCTCTCCTTGCTGCTGCACAATCATCATCCAACATCGTCGACGGCCATCGTACAGGTATCATGAATACATAA
- the LOC120004031 gene encoding hexokinase-3-like isoform X2 — MGRRVVVGVAVSVAVATCAVAAVVVGRRVKSRRKWKRLLAVLKDFDEACGTPVGRLRQVVDAMAVEMHAGLASEGGSKLKMLLTFVDKLPTGGEKGSYYALDVGGTSFRVLRVQLGGKRSSILAQDVEHEPIPPHLMTRTIEDLFDFIASGLKQFVEKGNGSQHSPVGRELGFTFSFPVKQTSISSGILIKWTKGFAIEDMVGKEVVECLQAALTRNGLDMLVTVLVNDTVGTMALEHYHDPDTVAAVIIGTGTNACYMERADAIIKCQGLLTTSGGMVVNMEWGNFWSSHLPRTTYDFDLDAESPNPNDQVFEKMISGMYLGDIVRRVILRMSLESDIFGPVSSRLSMPFILQTPLMAAIHDDDTPDLTEVARIMKEVLEISEIPLKVRKLVVKVCAVVTRRAARLAAAGIVGILKKIGRDGSGGIASGRSRSDTKMRRTVVAIEGDLYTSYTMFREYLHEALHEILGEDIAHHVILKITQDGSATGAALLAAAQSSSNIVDGHRTGIMNT; from the exons ATGGGGCGACGGGTGGTGGTGGGGGTGGCTGTCAGTGTGGCGGTGGCGACTTGTGCTGTAGCGGCGGTGGTGGTGGGGAGGAGGGTAAAGAGCAGGAGGAAGTGGAAGAGACTGTTGGCAGTTTTGAAGGACTTTGATGAGGCATGTGGGACCCCCGTGGGTAGGCTTAGGCAGGTGGTGGATGCCATGGCTGTGGAGATGCACGCAGGCTTGGCCTCCGAGGGAGGGTCCAAACTCAAAATGTTACTCACTTTCGTTGACAAACTACCCACTGG GGGTGAGAAAGGATCTTATTATGCTCTAGATGTTGGGGGTACTAGTTTTAGAGTGTTGCGGGTCCAGCTAGGAGGTAAAAGGTCCTCAATCCTGGCACAGGATGTAGAACATGAACCCATTCCCCCGCATTTGATGACCAGAACAATTGAG GATCTATTTGATTTTATAGCTTCAGGATTGAAGCAGTTCGTTGAAAAAGGAAATGGTTCACAGCATTCTCCTGTTGGAAGGGAACTTGGCTTCACGTTCTCTTTTCCTGTGAAGCAAACGTCAATTTCGTCAGGGATTCTGATAAAATGGACAAAAGGGTTTGCTATTGAGGACATG GTCGGCAAGGAGGTTGTTGAATGTCTACAAGCAGCTTTGACAAGGAATGGTTTAGATATGCTGGTCACAGTGCTG GTTAATGATACTGTGGGAACAATGGCTCTTGAACATTATCATGATCCAGACACTGTTGCTGCAGTTATTATTGGAACCGGTACTAATGCATGCTATATGGAACGAGCAGATGCCATAATTAAGTGTCAAGGACTTCTTACGACTTCTGGAGGCATG GTTGTCAATATGGAATGGGGTAATTTCTGGTCATCTCATCTGCCGAGAACTACTTATGATTTCGATCTTGATGCTGAGAGTCCCAATCCAAATGATCAG GTTTTTGAAAAGATGATATCGGGCATGTATCTGGGGGACATTGTGAGGAGAGTGATTCTCAGGATGTCATTGGAGTCGGATATCTTTGGACCTGTCTCTTCTAGGCTatcaatgccttttattttgcA GACACCTTTAATGGCTGCAATACATGATGATGACACCCCTGATTTGACCGAAGTGGCAAGAATTATGAAAGAAGTTCTGGAG attTCAGAAATCCCTCTGAAGGTCCGGAAACTGGTGGTAAAGGTGTGTGCCGTTGTGACACGCAGGGCTGCTAGATTAGCAGCAGCTGGTATCGTGGGAATCTTGAAGAAAATAGGGCGGGACGGGAGCGGTGGCATTGCAAGTGGAAGAAGCAGGAGTGACACTAAGATGAGAAGAACAGTAGTGGCAATTGAAGGGGATCTATATACAAGCTATACAATGTTCAGAGAGTACTTGCATGAAGCATTGCATGAAATCTTGGGGGAAGACATTGCCCATCATGTCATTCTTAAGATAACACAAGATGGATCAGCTACCGGAGCAGCTCTCCTTGCTGCTGCACAATCATCATCCAACATCGTCGACGGCCATCGTACAGGTATCATGAATACATAA
- the LOC120004032 gene encoding ubiquitin-conjugating enzyme E2 20, with amino-acid sequence MATVNGYQGNTQVTTPAASKQSAPPSKTVDTQSVLKRLQSELMALMMGGDSGISAFPEEDNIFCWKGTITGSKDTVFEGTEYRLSLSFPNDYPFKPPKVKFETGCFHPNVDVYGNICLDILQDKWSSAYDVRTILLSIQSLLGEPNISSPLNTQAAQLWSNQEEYRKMVEKLYKPPNA; translated from the exons atgGCCACCGTTAACGGTTACCAAGGGAACACCCAAGTGACTACTCCGGCGGCATCAAAGCAGTCAGCACCGCCTTCCAAGACCGTTGACACCCAGTCCGTGCTCAAAAG GTTGCAATCTGAATTGATGGCTTTAATG ATGGGTGGAGATTCTGGGATATCTGCCTTCCCTGAGGAGGACAACATATTCTGCTGGAAAGGGACAATCACAGGAAGCAAAGACACAGTCTTTGAAGGAACAGAATACAGGTTATCCCTTTCTTTTCCCAATGATTATCCTTTCAAGCCTCCAAAGGTGAAGTTCGAAACAGGCTGCTTCCATCCCAATGTCGATGTCTATGGAAACATTTGTTTAGACATTCTCCAG GACAAATGGTCATCTGCTTATGATGTGAGAACCATCTTGTTATCTATCCAGAGTCTGCTGGGAG AACCAAACATAAGCTCTCCTCTAAACACACAAGCAGCACAGCTGTGGAGTAATCaagaag AATACAGGAAGATGGTTGAGAAGTTGTACAAGCCTCCTAATGCATAA
- the LOC120003441 gene encoding uncharacterized protein LOC120003441, with amino-acid sequence MEALYKKLYDKYSKLKTKKIFELDELNKEQEVKFLNYVSAAEELIHHLRSENDRLRVQVNELRNETASIRSTKDGQCAEYQKLLLEENQKNKTLSEEVERLQRLNQEGLSSSSKSANTDNVQLNTTHGTQVVSGKASIGSSRRMTKKRIRESGVETDLPNGPSKRMTRSQSHEPGAVSDGVDDAIVRDTVEDLSEKTVFSGALAYDQLPECCKRIANGSGGDINEQGPANCLFQAFVEYLLGMKLSAKSQSEGISISVVHQSSGYSFSLTWVNKAAGGECELLYRVLSLGTFERVAPEWMREMLRFSTSMCPIFFERVARVIKLQC; translated from the exons ATGGAGGCTTTGTACAAGAAGCTGTATGATAAGTACAGTAAgctcaag ACGAAGAAAATTTTCGAGTTGGATGAACTCAATAAAGAGCAAGAGGTGAAGTTTCTTAATTATGTATCTG CTGCGGAGGAGTTAATACATCATTTGAGAAGCGAAAATGACCGACTGCGTGTGCAAGTTAATGAATTGAGAAATGAAACGGCTTCAATAAG GTCCACCAAGGATGGACAATGTGCGGAGTACCAAAAGCTTTTATTAGAGGAGAACCAAAAAA ATAAAACGCTATCCGAAGAAGTTGAGAGGCTCCAAAGGCTGAATCAAGAGGGGCTCTCTTCCAGTTCAAAGAGTGCCAACACTGATAATGTACAACTGAATACAACTCATGGTACTCAAGTTGTTTCAGGAAAGGCATCCATCGGCTCAAGCAGAAGAATGACAAAAAAGCGCATCCGGGAATCTGGGGTTGAGACTGATCTGCCTAATGGCCCTAGCAAAAGAATGACAAGAAGCCAAAGCCATGAACCTGGGGCTGTTAGTGATGGTGTTGATGATGCCATTGTAAGAGATACAGTAGAGGACTTATCTGAGAAAACTGTGTTCAGTGGGGCTCTTGCATATGATCAATTG CCGGAATGCTGTAAAAGAATTGCTAATGGATCAG GCGGTGATATTAACGAACAGGGCCCAGCTAATTGTCTGTTCCAAGCTTTTGTTGAGTACTTATTGGGCATGAAATTGTCTGCTAAGAGTCAAAGTGAAGGAATATCCATTTCAGTTGTGCATCAGTCCAGTG GTTACTCATTCAGTTTAACATGGGTTAACAAAGCTGCTGGAGGGGAATGTGAGTTGCTGTATCGTGTCTTATCGCTTGGTACATTTGAGAGGGTGGCACCAGAGTGGATGAGAGAGATGCTGAGGTTCAGCACAAGCATGTGCCCAATCTTCTTTGAAAGAGTAGCCCGTGTGATAAAGCTGCAGTGCTGA